One window from the genome of Cucumis melo cultivar AY chromosome 10, USDA_Cmelo_AY_1.0, whole genome shotgun sequence encodes:
- the LOC103489521 gene encoding transcription factor IIIA has translation MEIDKHNDEGDDKTKYGKLNICQQCGAAFRKPAYLKQHMQSHSLERSYVCSVDGCNASYRRKDHLTRHLLHHQGTMFKCPIESCCREFAYVSCVTRHLKECHEGEAPPEECQKQFVCPEDGCGKVFRYASRLQKHEGSHVKLDSIEACCTEPGCLKTFTNKQCLRAHMQTCHQYVKCEICGEKKLRKNLKQHLRQKHKSEGPLEAIPCTYEGCSKVFSTASNLQQHTKVVHLGQKPFACCFPGCGMRFGYKHVRDNHEKSGHHVYTNGDFEAADEQFRSKPRGGRKRICPTVEMLIRKRVTPPSDLDFMME, from the exons ATGGAGATCGATAAACATAATGATGAGGGAGATGATAAAACAAAATACGGTAAACTCAATATTTGCCAGCAATGTGGCGCCGCGTTCAGAAAGCCTGCTTACTTGAAGCAACATATGCAAAGCCATTCTCTCGAG AGGTCATATGTTTGTTCCGTAGATGGTTGTAATGCTAGTTATAGAAGGAAGGATCATTTGACCCGCCACCTTCTCCATCACCAAGGAACCATGTTCAAATGTCCAATAGAGAGCTGTTGCCGTGAATTTGCATACGTATCATGTGTGACCAGACACTTGAAAGAATGCCATGAAGGTGAAGCTCCTCCTGAAGAATGTCAGAAGCAGTTTGTTTGCCCCGAAGATGGATGTGGGAAGGTTTTCAGATATGCCTCCAGACTGCAAAAGCATGAGGGCTCCCATG TTAAGCTAGACTCAATAGAGGCATGTTGTACTGAACCGGGTTGCCTCAAAACATTTACCAACAAGCAATGTCTGAGGGCTCATATGCAGACCTGCCACCAATACGTGAAATGTGAGATTTGTGGGGAaaagaaattaagaaagaaCTTGAAGCAACATCTACGACAAAAGCATAAAAGTGAAGGTCCTCTGGAGGCAATTCCATGCACGTATGAGGGCTGCAGCAAGGTTTTTTCAACA GCTTCAAATCTCCAGCAACACACGAAGGTCGTGCATCTGGGACAGAAGCCTTTTGCATGTTGTTTCCCTGGTTGTGGCATGAGATTTGGGTACAAGCATGTGAGAGACAACCATGAGAAAAGTGGGCACCATGTTTACACTAAT GGGGATTTTGAAGCAGCCGATGAACAATTCCGCTCAAAGCCAAGGGGAGGGCGAAAAAGAATCTGTCCAACGGTTGAAATGCTCATAAGGAAGAGGGTTACCCCCCCAAGTGACTTGGATTTCATGATGGAGTGA